The Dermacentor silvarum isolate Dsil-2018 chromosome 11, BIME_Dsil_1.4, whole genome shotgun sequence region TTTTTATGGTtctaatgaggttacacacacgtttggctgcgacggagagaatgacgtcactgacggtatgcgcATAGTCCaccacgtaagacaatgaacggctcatacctcctaaacgcggcctccccagttacgacgacagaagacaagtgaaattctacgcagaaatgatgagtggcaacgaagccagctgtggaagaagcgacactcgagccactgctgatgatgatagttttcggcgtacaggcgacagacggacgaatcggctagccacatacagcttcgctttaaaaagaaaggcTTGGGCATCTTTAGGCTCCATATAGATACATCATTGAAACATAAAAATGTGAACCTGCCGTGGTGccatagtggctttggcattacACTGCTAATCTTGAGGGTGTGGGATCAAATACCGGTCGCCACAGCcacaattcgatgggggcgaaatgcaaaagcacccctGCACTGTGCTTTGGATGCACGTTAAGAACataaggtggtcaaaattattccagagttccccactatggtgtgcctcataccgtggttttggcatgtaaaaccccagaatttaattactTAAAAATGTGCCACTTCTTTCGAACTATGTGACCTTCGAGCAAATAAAACATGCTCCGCTAGAACCAGATGAAGCACACAAACACTTTGAATATCATGATTAACAATTTATGTACATGAAGGTTTATATACATGATGATGATCATTCAAACAATAGCATAACTTCAATTATTACCTAAAGCCCATTTAGATTAGGTGCAATCTCCTTCTGTACTCTGCTGCTAGAATTTGACAGAAGAGTTTCAATAGTTCCTTTCAGTTCCATCATTTCCTGCATATGCTTTGCTTCTTGGTGCATCACCTTCTGCAAAATTTTGAGCCTACGACATGTCGCTTTACATGTTGTGACCTCTGGGTAATACACTTCAACCATCAGCGCGGCAACGTCCAACATGATCCTGGAAAAGCGATGGTCGGTGAGATTCTTGGTAACGAAAAGCATGAGTTCGTCCAGGTCTTTCCCCGACCTGCCTGCAAGGGCAGACTTCAGGGCTCGCCTTCGGATCAGCTCCTGCATCACGGCAACGGCGATCTGCGGCTCCCTCGTGAACTTGGCATCCCGCAGAGCTTGGGTGAGCGCCTTCGAGACTCTGAATTTTCTCAGGAACGTGTTGTACTTAGGCCATTTTCGGCGGCGTTCGCTCGGGAACCACGGCATCGCCTGCGCGAGGCACAAAGCCAGGGTCGCTGTGAGTCTCCTGGAAGTAAGAGGACGATCGCTTGCGCTTCGTGGGCGCGACTTCTTTTACGATTTCGCTCTTCCGCCTCTGTACGGATATGAGTCCCGACGTCATGCCGACAACGAGGACCCTGTCCTCCGGCGAGATGTCCAGGGAGAGGATCGGGGAAGGGTAGTCGAGCGTGTGGACCACCTGGTACGTGGCGACGTCGAACACCTTGACGTGTCGATCGAGCGAGCCGGAGAGCAAGCGCTGTCCATTGCTGGTGAGCTTCAGACACGTGACGGTCTTGTGGTGCTGCGTCACCTGGGCCAGTATTCGACCGGCCACCACGTCCCACACCCTTATGTGCGGTCCCCCCGCCGTGAGAAAGATGCCCCCCGTAGGAAACATGAGCACCGACTCGACGGGGGAGCCGTGGTTTACGGTAACGACGGGGTCAGCAGTCCTCAGGTCGAACACCTTGGCGGTGTGGTCGTACGAACCGGAGAGCATAATGTCCGGGTTAGCTTTGCACACGGAACCGCAGCGCACGTAGTCATCGTGCGCGTCGAGGGACAGCAGCCTGGTCTGGCCCGGAATGTCCCACAAGGCGACGGTGGAGTCGTCCGAGAAACTGAGCAGCTGTGTGCCACCGCGGGTGAAGGCGACGCGCTGCGTGGGACCCTTGTGACCCGTGAACTGCCGCAACAGAGACCTCGTCTTGACGTCGAAGATCTTCACGGCGCCGTCCTCCCCACCGGCGGCGATGAGGTTGCCGTCAGCGCGAAATATGCCGCCGCAGGCCGCCTTGGAGAACTTTGAGAACTGGCATGTGATTTCGCGGCTCACGGGGTTGAACACGCGTACCCTCGACGAACATGTGATTGCGAAGGCGTGCGGCTCCTGGGGCGAAATGTCAACGTTGTTGATGGCTCCGATGTCCTTGATGGTCACCGGCAGGGAAAGTCGCTTCCAGTACACATTGTCTTCGGTTACTTTAACGCCCGCACGTGGATATGAATATATTTGCACGCCTCTGAAGTCTGCCATTTTCAACCACGGAATGACGTGATGCCTATGACAGTGCGCCTTATCTGAAATGTAGCAGGAAAGCAAGCAGCGCGTCCACACTTAAATGTCAAACACAAACAAATATTAAATTTAGAATTTAATAAACTGAGTTTTTGatttatatatatacacttaattttttttgttgtaGGCATCGTGGTTGACACATTAAGGATATGGTTAGGATTGATTTTGTTATTTTCCCGCCATAGTGCGTCAAAATAGCTATTATCTTGCTGTCAGTCTGTTTCGCGCGCAGTTCGCGAACGTTTGAGCGTTTTTATGACGTTTTCCTGAAAGATTTTGCTGATCCAGCTGAAGCGGCGTTCCTTCTGTCCTTGCGAAAACCAAGCGTAGTCTGTTACAGAAAATCACGTAGCCCACGAATGTTGTCACGCACAGTTTTTCGCAGCGAAAAGGTGCTTGGGTCAGTTTTTTGCTAGGGGGCTTGAAAACAAGTCACCTTGTCAAAACGTTGCCGCACCCCTTGTTCGACTGCTGTTCACTTCAAGCCTCCACTTTCCTGTGATCCTGTTTCTTGTTTGGACCATTTGACTGAAAGATATTACTTGGAATATGGATGAATGAACGCTGCCGCAATGATACAGTACTGCTTTATAAATTTGGTGACAAATAATTATACATATGCTAACACTACATGCATGTGCACATTTTGTACATCACTGACAGCTACCGCATCTGCGAATATTTCTCAGTCGGAGGATGGACATTACCCACTGTGGACTGTCTGCATTGTCTTTCAACAGTAAAAAGTTCGAAAACCTCTTGACACCATGGGAGCTGTGGGATGATTCCAGATCTAATTTGGACTAAACTGTTTAGAGTGGATGATTTGAATCTTGAGAATAAAACTTTCCATAACAGTCCTTCAAATTACGTGCAACAGATTCTCATAGAGTAACGAATAGCGGTCAAATGACGGATTTCACTGGTGATGTTCTGACAAGAAGACTTGTCTTCGCCAGGCCCTGACGAAGACAATTAAGTATctgtcgaaacattggcttcaGAGACATCCATTGTTTGGCCACTTTTCTTCCACTAAAGTCTCCATTCTTTGTGTGATCCTGTCTTAAATTGTGTAAATCCCTGTGGAGTCGCAGAAATGTGTGCAAGTCAGTATGGCCGTATTGGGCAACAAAGAGTTCGAGTTAATGTTTGAGGACAATAAGATGCACCCCAAACGGTGGGAACCTTTCTTTGAATGGAAGTGTGCATAAAGGTATTCTTTATTTGTCCTCGCATATTCAAGCGCATATCCTCACTAAAGGTGAATATCCTCATTATATTGACGAACACTTCTACTCCACCGCAGAAACTGCAGTAGGCACTTACCTATGCGGGCTTATTCCATTGAGGATTTTGCCATGCAATTGGCTGACAGTGAATGTATGTACATCCTGCAGAAATCAAGtaaacagaagaagaaaaaaaagtttttagtTTTTTTGAAATGAACAAGCTTTTAAGGAACATGATCATGGAGACAGCATAGCATATATTTCTTAAAGTATGTGATTAAGTGTGATGTATAAAACAATGTGTGCGTTATTTAatgtagaatatatatatatatgtatattaatTCCACGGCGCAATATTCATTCAACGCCTGAAAGAATGGTTGCTGGTCAGGCCATAATATTTGTTTTATCTTACTGGTGCTTCCATAAAGTAGACGTTGCTTTTTGTCATGAagcctttctttttcttggcTGAGTTATCTTGAAGCCAGGAAGGACATTGACTCAAGTGTCCATCTATACCGCCAATATTGATGATACTTCAGCACTTAGAACTACTGTCCTGCCATTAAAGAACATTGCTTATGATTGTTGGTCATCGTaacttttcatatttttttcacCACTCCATTCCAAATTTTCGGGGCATTTGACTGTTTGAGACATTCTATACAATGACGTAAACATAACACTTAATATCACGGGACCTTAGGTACAGTCAGGGACCTAAATTTATGGACCATAGGCACAACGAAAAAGCTAAATCTCTGTGCTCAGCGTGCATGGCGTGCAACTGAAAGTAATGTGATGCTTTGTATTCTACAGCACCAGTTCGTTTCTAGCTCTGGGCATTAATTAGCAGTTAATTAATTGTTGTTTTGACTCCTGTGGTCCACAAGGTTTTGTTTCCAACTGTATTTCTGCATCATTTGATCGAGCCTCGGTATCACACGGCACTACATTACTGCTCATTCCTGGCATTCAATGATAACTGATGAAAATGGGGAATCATGTACTTGAACACTTCTGTAGATAACAAAAATTGCTGCTCATTTTGACTAGGCTATAAATATATATGAAGCAGTAATTTGATGATAAATACACAAATGAACGCAACATCGTGGAAATACTAGAAAAAAATCTGCATGTTACTATATCATGTTTTATTTCACAATTCACTAtttctttatgcactcacacgaGAAATGAAGGGTTTACTTTCACTTCTATTTGCACACCCAAGCCACATAAAAAAAAGCTTATGCAGCTTTTAATGTGTGTATATTGTTCATGATTTCTATCAAGATTGTCCAGTGTAATTAACATGTTCATTATTATTTCATAATGTTTACTTTGAATTCAGTCATTACACTGCTGAACAATGGCACTGTCGACCAGATCTTACCAGTACAAGCACTGAAACGTTGATTTTCAAGAAATATTCCATGGTTCTGTTTGCCCAACTATTTTTTTGTAATGATTGTAAATGCAATATTGTAATGAATGctgcagaattaaaaaaaattgcttgttACAGCCTCCCGCAGTGTCAGCTTAGAAATTACGTTCCTATTTACAAATAGCGCCAAATGTCGCACATCTACAAAATTGTGTGAATCTCCACTGTTTTGTTATATATTTAGGCTATATGTTTTACTTTGGCATGAAGTGAGGTTGTAATACTTTATTAGATGACTGTATGCATAATTATTCTTTAAATTCTAAAATTTACACAATTACATTAATTACAGCTAATGTTAACAGCTCTCCGAGCCGCGAATCTCAATTTTTCTTGATGCTGAGCATGAGAAAGCGGGTTTTGATTTTCGAAcgtggcggccacattccgatggggacCGATTGTAAAAAACGATGTATAAAAGAATCTATGATTTTTTCTGCTGTGTTATCAGAAATATAAAGACACGCACTCTTGCCGTGTCCACGACAAGGTTAAGTGAAATTCGAGGAACGCGCCATCGGCGAAAGAAGTTCTTGGAACCAATAAACGAAGTGTTTCGCCGGGAGCaaaggagagagggggagagTAAAAATGTCTCAATGAACGTGCCGCCACGGGAATTTGTATGTAAGCTCTAGTTGAGACACCTGCGCGCCCTATCAGGTTGGTTTCGGGCTCAAATTTTTTGCCACTAGCAGCTGTTTGCGCCACCTATGAACGAAAAAGCCATACAAACGTGTTTGAAGTACTCCTACTAAATGCCCTCATGTTGTGTTAGCTAGTTTACATGTGTGATCAGAGATGGCGCGACAAATTGTAAGCTTCAAAGTTTGTGTAGATAATTGGAGCGTAGTTTTTGAACGTTGTAAGGTTGGTGTCACTGGGTTACTTCTCAATCGATACCTTCAAAGGTGCCTTGCTTCCGCGCAAGCGCGTCTCGGCGCTAAAGAAAACCAAAATCCACAGAAAACTTGCGCGAATTGCGAGGAAGTTGGCAACCCGCGCAGATACTAAACTGCGCCCTGGCGGGCGGCGGCTCCAGTCTCGCAGTCGCAAAAGCAACATGGCAACGAGGTGATAGGAGTCGACGCGCGGCCCCGCAACTCCGCAGATCGGGCACGAGCATTCTCCGCGTCGCATCGTCGGGGAAACCGAAATGCGATCGGTCCAAACCTTAGTCCAACCATCGGCAACGCTATGGCTTGCGTCCCGGAGCTCGGACTGTGGGCGGGATTACTTCTGCTTCTTGGCTTTTCAACTTGGACGGACGCTCTTGGTGAGttcgcccccctcccctcccctacAACTCCCGTCCCGTTTTAACTTTTTCctgttttgctttgttttttgctTCTTCCGTGCGTGGGCAGCTGACCTCCGCGCCGGCGTCCCGTCGGCGCCAGCCTCTCGAGTCATTAGCCTTTCCTATGAACGGAAAATGTATCGGTGATCTTGATCTCTCGTCGCTGAATGCTTCGTCGCGTACGGAGTTTGTACATACCAAACAGGAAAAAGCACGCCTCGGGCCGTGAGAACCTCTCTCGCTCCTGTCAGCTGCGCGCGGTGTTTTCTTTATTTACCGCGCCCCGGCTGGGAGATAAGGGTCGCGACACGTGACACGCGCTTGCTCGTCATCAAATTTGATTCTTATGCAAGACATTTATTACTCCGAGCACTCTCCGCTTGTTGTACAAACGTAGGAGTTACAGGATTGCTGTTTTTTAGCTTGGTCTGGCGTACGTTCACACAAAAGCGCACAGATGCGCTGTTTGAACACGTCCGTTTCTGTTGACATTAGTTTCGCCACAAGTTAgcgctttttttttaacatcCTGCCACTTTTCAGTACTCGATGCGGAAAGATATGCCCGTACACGAAGGAAGCAAAACTAGCAAAACTTCAAAATTCATCCGACGTTCTGTGACCTTTTTCTTGCGTGTGTTATGCGTGGGACTTGGCGAAAACGTCCCGAGTCGTGTTTAAAAGTATTGGTCGGCTCATAGTATTGGCGTCGTAACTTCCGATAAAAACAAGGATCGGAAAACACAGACGCGGAGCCTTGTTCGATTGATTGATCGCGGACACGGCACGGCAGACGTTATTTTACGCTCTCCCGCGCTATAAGTTTCCGGCCGAGGGGGCCCGCCTCTCTTGGGTAAAGACAACATGTTTGTTTACGCAGTTGACCGTCAGCTAAATTTCGCTAAACAGAATAAGCAAAAACGCCGTATCGCTATGTGCCCAGAGCAAGGACGTCGACGACAgggacgccttttttttttttttttttttgccttcgatCATGGCACCTATACGGTCCCATGGACACTGTCCCCCTGGCAACCGTTGTGTCATCAACAAGTAAGGCCAATATTGGATCTCGCT contains the following coding sequences:
- the LOC119433930 gene encoding LOW QUALITY PROTEIN: U3 small nucleolar RNA-associated protein 15 homolog (The sequence of the model RefSeq protein was modified relative to this genomic sequence to represent the inferred CDS: deleted 1 base in 1 codon), which codes for MADFRGVQIYSYPRAGVKVTEDNVYWKRLSLPVTIKDIGAINNVDISPQEPHAFAITCSSRVRVFNPVSREITCQFSKFSKAACGGIFRADGNLIAAGGEDGAVKIFDVKTRSLLRQFTGHKGPTQRVAFTRGGTQLLSFSDDSTVALWDIPGQTRLLSLDAHDDYVRCGSVCKANPDIMLSGSYDHTAKVFDLRTADPVVTVNHGSPVESVLMFPTGGIFLTAGGPHIRVWDVVAGRILAQVTQHHKTVTCLKLTSNGQRLLSGSLDRHVKVFDVATYQVVHTLDYPSPILSLDISPEDRVLVVGMTSGLISVQRRKSEIVKEVAPTKRKRSSSYFQETHSDPGFVPRAGDAVVPERTRRKWPKYNTFLRKFRVSKALTQALRDAKFTREPQIAVAVMQELIRRRALKSALAGRSGKDLDELMLFVTKNLTDHRFSRIMLDVAALMVEVYYPEVTTCKATCRRLKILQKVMHQEAKHMQEMMELKGTIETLLSNSSSRVQKEIAPNLNGL